The genomic region CGCGTTTTAAAAATCACAAACGGCCTTTCCAGATCCGTACGCGCTTTAAAGAATGGGAAAGCCAGTGCAAGGAACAGATACGGCAGCGTCATTGAGACGTTCGCCATCAGCGTCAGCTTGTTATAAAACGCTGAAGCCGTGTCGCCGCCGAACGAAACCAACAGAATAAACAGGCTCACCAGCAGGCACTGCATCCACATCGCCGTAGCGGGCATCCCGACAGCATTCAGCTTCGTCACAGGCGCAGGCCACAACGCTTTCGGCGTTCCCTGAATAATCGCTTTCAGCGGCGAGTAGCTGAGCGTGAAAAAAGCGCCGGTATAGGCGAGGAACATCGAAAGCCCGGTAATACGCGCGAACCAGACGCCCATCGCCACCGCCGATTCCGGTGGCAGATGTAGCGCATTGCCTAATGTCATACCCAGGCTTTTCATCAGAATATAAGTGATATTGCCGAGGTTTACGCTACTATTACCGAGTACCTGCTGCCAGTTGGTACTGACACCCCACAAAAATATCGCCAGTGAATACCCGATGGAAATGATAATAGCCGCGAAAACAATTCCTTTAGCGAAATTCTTTTCCGGTTTCTCTGTTTTATCAACCAGACCGCCGACGGCTTCAATTCCGCCATAAGCAAAAATAGCAAACACAACAAATGACAACATTGCAAGGCCGGATTGATAACCCGGGTTCGGTGACGCTGTAAAATTAATATCCTGCGCAAAGTGCCCACCATTTAATAACAAAATAGCGACACTCACTAACAGTAAAACTAAATTAAGACACATTACCGCAATACCGCCCACTGCAGTAATACGCGCGATTTTATTAATGCCTCTGGCGGCAACACAGGTCACCAGAATCATCCACGCCACCGCGAGCAGCCCGACAACCTGTGTAGGCTCAAGTCCGGCAATCCGCCAGTGCTGCGTCATATCCGCGCCGTACACAAACGTTGAGAATGGCACCCAGACCTTCGCGGCAGTGCTTACCATCCATATCACATAAGAAGAAAACCACATAAACGTGCCGATAAACGCATAGCGTGGACCGACGCTATTATTCATCCACGAATAAATTCCGCCTTCTTCTTTACGATAGGCGGACCCCATTTCAGCCATCATTAATGCGAATGGAATAAAGAATAATAATGCAGAAAAGATATACCACGGGATGGCGCTATAACCCATTAAGTAAAACGCGGAAGGACTATTAGCAAAACCAAAAACGGACGTAAATATCATCAAGATGAGACCAGTCAGGCTCATCTTTTTAATTGTTGGGCTCATTTAACCTTCCCTCATACGAGCGCATTGCGTAAATCACGCTCACTGAAACGCACCACCTTTACAGAAAAGATGGCAGCAATCTGGAGTCAATACAGAATTGATACCCGAATGATATCAAATCACCAGAGGTAAAATGTGGCTATTAGAGGGAAAGTGAAAAATTGTGCTACAAAGTGGCGCTTTTAGCACCACTTTATTTGGCATCAGAATGTATTACGCACGATCAACGGTGAAAGCAATAACTTCAGCGAGGCTCTCGGCCCCCAGTGCCAGCATCACCAGACGATCGACGCCCAGTGCAACACCAGAGCAGTCTGGCATACCGACTTTCAGCGCCTCAAGCAGGTTGTTATCGATAGGCTGCTGCGGTAACCCCCGCGCGGCACGTTTGCGATTATCCTGCTCAAAACGTTGCTGCTGTTCACGTGCGTCCGTCAGTTCATGGAAACCATTTGCCAGCTCAATACCTTTATAATAGACCTCAAAGCGTTCAGCC from Citrobacter sp. RHB25-C09 harbors:
- the yjeM gene encoding glutamate/gamma-aminobutyrate family transporter YjeM — protein: MSPTIKKMSLTGLILMIFTSVFGFANSPSAFYLMGYSAIPWYIFSALLFFIPFALMMAEMGSAYRKEEGGIYSWMNNSVGPRYAFIGTFMWFSSYVIWMVSTAAKVWVPFSTFVYGADMTQHWRIAGLEPTQVVGLLAVAWMILVTCVAARGINKIARITAVGGIAVMCLNLVLLLVSVAILLLNGGHFAQDINFTASPNPGYQSGLAMLSFVVFAIFAYGGIEAVGGLVDKTEKPEKNFAKGIVFAAIIISIGYSLAIFLWGVSTNWQQVLGNSSVNLGNITYILMKSLGMTLGNALHLPPESAVAMGVWFARITGLSMFLAYTGAFFTLSYSPLKAIIQGTPKALWPAPVTKLNAVGMPATAMWMQCLLVSLFILLVSFGGDTASAFYNKLTLMANVSMTLPYLFLALAFPFFKARTDLERPFVIFKTRAATLLATGVVVLVVTFANVFTIIQPVIEAGDWNSALWMTGGPIFFSLLAMAIYQNYSRRMAKLPQWVTE